The following coding sequences lie in one Anoplolepis gracilipes chromosome 4, ASM4749672v1, whole genome shotgun sequence genomic window:
- the LOC140664548 gene encoding uncharacterized protein: MPATSMPATLSTNTVTTTTCGSPVMSTGYTAGRRSTPLRPSPLPTILEVSPCEVDVRMRRDMRTPDEVHRGASPRTSGEEGDPEGWRTSLGRRARRRRSDDSVQSVSPAAAGPRQSPVSPITPANINDFERVIRPCSVVLERTSVRSVASVPAGLAAIVASRGINAGGAPGQRRIEDGAAGHPSGFASVRGVMGRRRGATVAGGAGASETTPPSRALNGGGEHRRGPRRAPGPTGQRPADLPTPAAAARQYRRARLVVRDVLMRRAGDVASLADLEEYAASVADFLGGGAAGVANGDAPGSSVIVGILSHGALRGVRGRGYLRGAWDSYKFLTTSLDKLASFLNKDKLKILQSEYKNLSAEDFNLLTRKGVFPYEYIDCVDKLQDACLPSRESFYSSLTGNTVSESDYAHAEIVWKRFSIRTLGEYSDLYLKIDVLLLADIFENFRESCIKSYGLDPAYYYTLPGYTWDAMLKYTKIIFELLTDIDMVMFIERGIRGGLSQCSNRYARANNKYMQSYDLSKPSTYLMYFDVNNLYGWAMCQPLPYADFQWVDNVSNFDVSSIALDSSTGYILEVDLEYPQHLHDSHTDLPFCPTHDKPPGKREGKLLATVYDKKRYVIHYRNLQQCSRHGLRVTKIHRILQFTQSPWLRTYIELNTKFRTLAKNDFEKNLYKLMNNAVFGKTMENVRNRVDVKLLTKWDGRYGAETLIAKPNFHSRSIFSENLIAVELRKLEVKFYKPIYVGMCILDISKTCLYEFHHDYMVPMYRERCKVMYTDTDSLIYHIECDDVYENMKCDISRFDTSDYATDNAVRLNHSTTDAFNTEYVE; the protein is encoded by the exons ATGCCCGCGACGTCGATGCCCGCCACGTTGTCGACCAACACGGTGACAACCACTACATGCGGGTCCCCCGTGATGTCCACGGGGTACACCGCGGGGAGAAGGAGCACGCCGCTCCGTCCCTCCCCCCTACCGACCATCCTGGAGGTGTCACCGTGTGAGGTCGACGTGCGGATGCGCCGGGACATGAGGACGCCGGACGAGGTGCACCGAGGAGCATCCCCAAGGACATCGGGGGAGGAGGGAGACCCAGAGGGATGGAGGACGAGCCTAGGAAGAAGAGCGAGGCGTCGGCGGAGCGACGACTCCGTGCAGAGTGTCAGCCCGGCGGCGGCGGGGCCGCGGCAGTCGCCCGTCTCGCCGATAACGCCGGCGAACATAAATGACTTTGAGAGAGTGATTCGACCGTGCTCGGTGGTGCTGGAGCGGACCAGTGTTCGGTCCGTTGCAAGCGTTCCAGCGGGGCTCGCCGCGATCGTCGCATCCCGGGGGATCAACGCGGGAGGAGCGCCGGGTCAACGGCGTATTGAAGACGGAGCAGCCGGACATCCGAGTGGGTTCGCGAGCGTCCGCGGTGTCATGGGCCGTCGGCGGGGAGCAACCGTAGCCGGCGGCGCGGGAGCGAGTGAGACGACACCGCCGAGTCGAGCCCTAAACGGGGGCGGGGAGCACCGCCGAGGTCCGCGGCGCGCTCCCGGCCCGACGGGTCAGCGGCCCGCTGACCTACCGACCCCTGCTGCTGCCGCGAGGCAGTACAGGCGGGCACGACTGGTCGTGCGGGACGTGCTGATGCGGCGGGCCGGAGACGTTGCCTCGCTCGCTGACCTCGAGGAATACGCGGCCTCGGTCGCTGACTTCCTCGGGGGAGGTGCGGCGGGTGTGGCCAACGGCGATGCTCCCGGCagtagtgttatagtggggattctaagccatggggcgcTGAGGGGAGTGCGGGGACGGGGGTATCTGAGAGGCGCGTGGG attcatataaatttctcacaacaagtctcgacaaattggcgtcttttctgaacaaggataaactcaaaattttacaatcggaatataaaaatttatccgccgaagatttcaatttattaacaagaaaaggtgtcttcccgtacgagtacattgactgcgtagataaattgcaagatgcgtgtttaccatcacgagaatcattttacagttccttgacaggtaacacagtatctgagagcgattacgcgcacgctgagattgtgtggaagcgattctccattcgaacgctaggcgaatatagcgatctgtatttaaaaatcgatgttttgttattagcagacatttttgaaaatttccgagagagttgtatcaagagttatgggctcgaccccgcgtattactatactcttcccggttacacgtgggacgccatgttaaagtatacgaaaattatatttgaattactcacagacattgacatggttatgtttatcgaacgaggtatacgcggtggtctgagtcaatgttccaacaggtacgcgcgtgctaataacaagtacatgcagtcgtatgacttatcaaaaccatcaacgtacttgatgtatttcgatgttaataatttatacggatgggcaatgtgtcaaccattgccctacgccgattttcagtgggtcgataatgtttccaattttgatgtatcatcgatcgcgctcgattcgtctacaggctacatcctcgaagtcgatctcgagtatccgcagcatcttcacgattcgcacactgacctaccgttttgtccgacacacgacaaaccacccggcaagcgcgagggcaagcttctcgcaaccgtatacgataagaagcgttacgtgatacactaccgcaacctgcagcaatgttcacgtcacggtcttcgtgttacaaaaattcatcgtatattacaattcactcaatctccgtggctccgtacttatatagaactcaacacaaaatttagaacactagcaaaaaatgattttgaaaaaaatttgtacaaactaatgaataatgcagtgtttggcaaaacgatggaaaatgtgcgcaatcgcgtagatgttaaacttttaacaaaatgggacggaaggtacggcgcagagacattgattgcaaaaccaaattttcatagcagaagcattttttcggaaaatctaatcgctgtagaattacgtaaactcgaggtgaaattctacaaaccaatttacgtaggtatgtgtattctcgatatatccaagacatgtttgtacgaatttcaccacgattatatggtaccaatgtatcgggagagatgcaaagtcatgtacactgatacggatagtcttatatatcacattgagtgcgacgatgtgtacgagaatatgaaatgcgacatcagcagatttgatacgagcgactatgcgacaGACAATGC CGTGCGATTGAATCACTCGACGACAGACGCCTTCAATACCGAATATGTGGAatag